Proteins encoded by one window of Aphis gossypii isolate Hap1 chromosome X, ASM2018417v2, whole genome shotgun sequence:
- the LOC114127789 gene encoding REST corepressor spr-1-like codes for MERHKSLSVWVPSDNFTEDDKLIDYFFLSKTKYGYNTEQSLGLLFHNNFNLSKAFKDLPNYTRIINWSNFEKHNFEIAFLKFGKNFEQIRKQIPNKPLKEIIGYYYLQKHKENALYTIMVEDSINKLKPWCKRHQKMNCGTSNLAKLNNEDSDDMIIKKYCSFCGVLCMDYHQTLSPICEQCYSYLRKMQESGDRLILCLPCPDKFHWMLAHKKCLSPQDMYNYQHILKLIGQGETNDEEIHTSVRTRSSYKKKNEKKNKFYKYAKCYESISPITNNCIFPQCNSAGILCPISDKSSSKVKLPFMRLNEFIYDNNH; via the exons ATGGAACGTCATAAATCACTATCAGTTTGGGTACCATCAGACAATTTTACAGAAGATGAtaagt taattgattacttttttttatcaaaaacaaaatatggcTATAATACTGAACAAAGTCTAGGtttgttatttcataataatttcaacttGAGCAAAGCATTCAAAGATTTACCAAACTATACTCGAATTATAAATTggtcaaattttgaaaaacataatttcgAGATAGCATTTTTGAAGTTTGGGAAAAATTTTGAGCAAATTAGAaaacaa attccaaataaaccattaaaagaaattattggCTATTACTATCTACAAAAACATAAGgaaaatgcattatatactATCATGGTTGAAgactcaataaataaattgaaacctTGGTGTAAAAGACATCAAAAGATGAATTGTGGAACATCCAATTTAGCTAAGCTAAATAATGAA gaCTCAGATGATatgataatcaaaaaatattgctcATTTTGTGGAGTTCTGTGTATGGACTATCATCAAACCCTATCACCAATATGTGAACAATGTTATTCATATCTCAG GAAGATGCAGGAAAGCGGTGATAGACTTATACTATGTCTACCATGCCCAGACAAATTTCATTGGATGTTAGCTCATAAGAAGTGTCTATCACCACaagatatgtataattatcagCATATACTGAAGTTAATTGGCCAAGGAGAAACAAACGATGAGGAG atacatacatCAGTAAGGACTAGAAGTTCTTATAAGAAGAAgaacgagaaaaaaaataaattttataaatatgctaAATGTTATGAATCCATCTCCCCGATTACCAACAATTGTATTTTCCCTCAGTGCAATAGTGCTGGAATTTTATGCCCAATTTCAGATAAATCTAGCTCTAAGGTAAAGTTACCTTTTATGAGgcttaatgaatttatatatgataataaccaTTAA